Proteins from one Gimesia maris genomic window:
- the infA gene encoding translation initiation factor IF-1 yields the protein MAKEEAIEVEGTVTEALANTQFRVELENGHQVLAHVAGKMRKHFIRIVPGDKVVVEVSPYDLNRGRIVYRER from the coding sequence ATGGCCAAAGAAGAGGCCATTGAAGTCGAAGGTACAGTGACCGAGGCACTGGCAAATACTCAGTTTCGAGTCGAACTGGAAAACGGACACCAGGTTCTGGCGCATGTAGCCGGCAAGATGCGAAAACACTTTATTCGTATCGTCCCGGGTGACAAAGTCGTGGTCGAGGTCTCCCCTTATGACCTGAATCGTGGACGTATTGTCTATCGAGAACGATAG
- the rnhA gene encoding ribonuclease HI, whose protein sequence is MTDDAADQDALPFVQIFTDGACRGNPGPGGWGVILRHPATGTEKEFSGGEAVTTNNQMELQAVISGLELLKRTSRVEVITDSVYVAKGSKEWMPNWKKNNWRRREGKSWKPVKNEELWRKLDVLLERHEVRFTQIKGHSGHPENERCDELAVEFALKLQSESEY, encoded by the coding sequence ATGACTGATGATGCAGCAGATCAGGACGCTCTCCCGTTTGTGCAGATCTTTACCGATGGTGCCTGCAGGGGAAATCCGGGACCGGGAGGCTGGGGAGTGATCCTCAGACATCCTGCTACCGGCACGGAAAAAGAGTTCTCCGGAGGCGAGGCAGTCACGACCAATAATCAGATGGAGTTGCAGGCGGTGATTTCGGGCCTGGAACTGTTGAAACGGACTTCCCGTGTGGAGGTGATTACGGACAGTGTCTACGTCGCCAAAGGCTCTAAAGAATGGATGCCGAACTGGAAAAAAAACAACTGGCGCCGGCGGGAAGGTAAAAGCTGGAAGCCTGTGAAGAATGAAGAGCTCTGGCGGAAACTGGATGTACTGCTGGAACGCCACGAAGTCCGCTTTACCCAGATCAAAGGGCACAGTGGTCATCCTGAAAATGAACGCTGTGATGAACTGGCAGTGGAGTTTGCACTCAAGTTACAGAGTGAGTCTGAATATTAG
- the recG gene encoding ATP-dependent DNA helicase RecG translates to MTASPLETPVQFLNGVGPDRGELLGKLGIQTVEDLLWHLPRSVLDLTDVRPVNELEEDQPASVCGKVVDLDARTISRGRTITAILLDCGTGFLKGTWFNQPWVIKRFFQGQLLMFSGKPKRRSGKWEISHPQFQVLEEDLDDPQGLILPRYSLTEGIKMYQMRRFVRAAVEEYAQLIPDYLPESFREAHSLIPLSQAVIQMHKPRTMEEYHAGVHRVIYDDLLEFQLALALRRRLWTCVDNAPLVKVTAKVDARIRRLFPYDFTEGQNQAIEEIKTDLASGRAMHRMLQADVGAGKTAIAIYAMLAMIAGGNQAVLMAPTELLAVQHWETINKILKHSRVKHCLLTGSLSPSERKATLEQIASGEQQLIVGTQAVVQKDVRYHNLGLVIIDEQHKFGVMQRAHFSSDQNTPHMLVMTATPIPRSLCLTQFGELDISVNTELPPGRQPVMTSRVSTTPQRKKAWDFLRTQIAAGRQAYIVCPRIDSEDEQNIRSSAEEVYRKLQKSELSTASIGLVHGQMDREERAEIMRQFHQGTIQVLVSTTVVEVGVDVPNATLMVILQADRFGLSQLHQLRGRVSRGLHRGNCFLFSYTESEDALNRLSVMEQTTDGFEIAEADFQARGPGDIFGTRQHGELPLRVADLKRDAAILQETHEVALRLVERGEFDQPRFAPLKIRVLERFGQLMDLGQSG, encoded by the coding sequence ATGACCGCATCTCCCCTGGAAACTCCTGTTCAATTCCTTAATGGAGTCGGTCCGGATCGCGGTGAATTGCTGGGAAAACTTGGAATTCAAACCGTAGAGGATCTGTTGTGGCATCTGCCTCGCAGTGTGCTGGACCTGACCGATGTCCGCCCGGTTAATGAACTGGAAGAAGACCAACCCGCATCCGTCTGTGGCAAGGTCGTGGACCTCGATGCCCGCACAATCTCACGCGGCCGGACGATTACTGCAATTCTGCTGGATTGTGGCACCGGGTTCCTGAAGGGAACCTGGTTCAACCAGCCCTGGGTCATTAAACGGTTTTTCCAGGGACAGTTGCTGATGTTTTCCGGCAAACCCAAACGCCGCTCCGGAAAATGGGAAATTTCTCATCCCCAGTTCCAGGTCCTGGAAGAAGACCTGGATGATCCACAGGGACTGATCTTACCCCGGTACAGCCTGACCGAAGGTATCAAGATGTATCAGATGCGGCGTTTCGTGCGCGCTGCGGTTGAGGAATATGCCCAACTGATCCCCGACTATCTGCCGGAAAGTTTTCGTGAGGCGCATTCGCTGATTCCGCTGAGTCAGGCTGTGATCCAGATGCACAAACCCCGGACCATGGAGGAATACCATGCCGGTGTGCATCGTGTGATCTACGATGATCTTCTGGAATTTCAACTGGCACTGGCGCTGCGCAGACGACTCTGGACCTGTGTCGATAATGCACCGCTGGTAAAAGTCACTGCGAAAGTCGATGCCCGGATCCGACGACTGTTTCCATATGATTTTACCGAAGGTCAAAACCAGGCGATTGAAGAAATTAAAACCGATCTGGCTTCAGGGCGAGCCATGCATCGCATGCTGCAGGCAGATGTGGGCGCCGGCAAAACCGCCATCGCGATTTATGCAATGCTGGCCATGATTGCCGGGGGAAATCAGGCGGTTCTGATGGCCCCGACAGAGCTGCTGGCGGTACAGCACTGGGAAACAATCAACAAGATTTTAAAACACAGTCGGGTGAAACACTGCCTTCTGACCGGCAGCCTGTCTCCCTCTGAACGCAAAGCGACACTGGAACAGATCGCTTCCGGAGAACAACAACTGATCGTAGGCACGCAGGCGGTCGTCCAGAAGGATGTCCGATATCATAACCTGGGACTGGTGATTATCGATGAGCAGCATAAGTTCGGTGTGATGCAACGGGCTCATTTCTCCAGCGATCAGAATACCCCGCATATGCTGGTGATGACGGCGACGCCGATCCCCCGCAGTCTGTGTCTGACGCAGTTTGGTGAACTGGATATCTCAGTGAATACAGAACTGCCTCCCGGTCGGCAACCGGTAATGACGAGCCGCGTCTCGACAACGCCTCAACGAAAAAAGGCCTGGGATTTTTTAAGGACCCAGATCGCGGCAGGCAGACAGGCTTATATTGTCTGCCCGCGCATTGACTCCGAAGACGAACAGAATATTCGGTCCAGTGCCGAGGAAGTGTATCGCAAACTGCAGAAGAGTGAGCTGTCGACGGCTTCGATCGGGCTGGTACACGGCCAGATGGATCGCGAAGAACGGGCCGAGATCATGAGGCAGTTTCACCAGGGAACAATTCAGGTGCTGGTCTCCACAACCGTCGTCGAAGTGGGCGTGGATGTTCCCAATGCGACGCTGATGGTCATTCTGCAGGCGGATCGTTTTGGACTGTCACAGTTGCATCAGTTAAGGGGTCGTGTGAGTCGCGGCCTTCACCGGGGAAACTGTTTTCTGTTTTCTTATACGGAGAGCGAAGACGCATTAAATCGACTGTCAGTGATGGAGCAGACCACCGATGGCTTTGAAATAGCCGAGGCGGATTTCCAGGCACGTGGTCCGGGGGATATCTTCGGAACCCGTCAACATGGTGAGCTGCCGCTGCGGGTCGCGGATCTGAAACGGGACGCAGCCATTTTACAGGAAACGCATGAGGTTGCCTTACGACTTGTCGAACGAGGTGAGTTTGACCAGCCCCGGTTCGCCCCTCTCAAGATTCGCGTGCTGGAGCGATTCGGACAACTGATGGATCTGGGTCAGAGCGGTTGA
- a CDS encoding TraR/DksA family transcriptional regulator: MSDSSEGSSGSQSSVEDSGDAAIRERRQDLESHLAEIEYKELMQIRRAISLIQEGRYGHCESCNKNIPIARLKAVPYAMFCVSCAEQRESMGLSTHDVHGDWENAYEFEGRLNDQEVRIHDLDLEK; this comes from the coding sequence GTGAGTGACAGTTCAGAAGGTTCGTCGGGCAGCCAGTCGTCCGTTGAGGACAGTGGTGATGCTGCGATTCGCGAACGCCGCCAGGATCTGGAATCCCATCTGGCCGAGATTGAATACAAGGAGCTGATGCAAATCCGCCGAGCGATCTCGCTGATTCAGGAAGGCCGTTACGGTCACTGCGAAAGCTGCAATAAAAATATACCGATTGCACGGCTTAAAGCAGTTCCTTATGCGATGTTTTGTGTCAGTTGTGCAGAACAGCGCGAATCAATGGGATTATCCACTCATGATGTTCATGGCGATTGGGAGAACGCATACGAATTCGAAGGACGGCTTAACGATCAGGAAGTCAGAATTCACGATTTGGATCTCGAAAAATAG
- a CDS encoding trypsin-like peptidase domain-containing protein, translating into MKNRYPLVFVFGLVVSVSLWNTCFDSPLSSNQLEAKVPSQSNPRQAHSPLLPSTSPLHEGSRHLAKIAKLATPSVVHIQCERQTPRGAVEETGSGVIVRGEGTSGLYIVTNRHVVRDSEGTSISISLHDGRVIHPQQKWEDKDTDLAILKIGITDVTPADWGDSDKLDIGHMVLAMGSPFGLSESVTLGIISAKGRRSLQLGSGSEVLNQNFLQTDAAINPGNSGGPLIDLEGKIIGINTAIASNSGGNDGIGFSIPSKLVRHVFNQLVKYGQVYRAYLGVQLDPEFSIATAGRLKMDRVRGARVVKVISNTPASRANLKYDDIILSFGGIDVLDQNHLINLVSLTPIDNRVSVVLLRSGRKVNVMVELANRRILDELERKQKETQQSRRPGTSAAPMSFQKIKNTTANDVLSGLQVHAMNADLATQLGFEANQTGLLIMDVDQQSSLSNVVKLYDVIEEVAGTPVNSLNDFRQVLEQTKSLDSLVLKISNGKPGQTHHQLVIWKRN; encoded by the coding sequence ATGAAGAATCGATACCCCCTGGTTTTCGTCTTTGGTCTGGTTGTTTCCGTTTCACTGTGGAATACCTGCTTTGATTCCCCGCTGTCATCGAATCAGCTGGAAGCAAAGGTTCCTTCCCAGTCGAACCCCCGGCAAGCGCATTCCCCACTACTGCCCTCTACTTCTCCCCTGCATGAAGGCAGCCGTCATCTGGCTAAAATCGCCAAACTGGCTACCCCGAGTGTCGTTCATATCCAGTGTGAACGTCAGACGCCACGCGGTGCAGTGGAAGAAACCGGTTCGGGTGTGATTGTCAGAGGTGAAGGTACCTCCGGTTTATATATTGTGACCAACCGGCATGTGGTGCGAGACTCTGAGGGGACCTCCATTTCCATCTCCCTGCATGATGGTCGTGTGATACATCCCCAGCAGAAATGGGAAGACAAAGATACCGACCTGGCAATTCTGAAAATCGGGATTACCGATGTGACACCTGCCGACTGGGGCGACAGCGACAAGCTGGACATTGGACATATGGTACTGGCGATGGGCAGCCCGTTCGGATTAAGTGAATCGGTCACCCTGGGAATCATCAGTGCCAAAGGCCGGCGTTCCCTTCAGTTGGGCAGCGGATCGGAAGTTCTCAATCAGAACTTTCTGCAGACCGATGCGGCCATCAATCCTGGTAACAGTGGTGGACCGCTGATTGATCTCGAAGGTAAAATCATCGGCATCAATACAGCCATCGCATCAAACAGTGGCGGTAACGACGGGATTGGTTTCAGTATCCCCAGTAAGCTGGTACGTCATGTGTTCAACCAACTGGTAAAATATGGCCAGGTTTACCGGGCCTATCTGGGTGTGCAACTTGATCCGGAATTCAGTATTGCAACTGCGGGCCGCTTGAAAATGGACCGTGTACGGGGAGCCCGGGTTGTGAAAGTCATTTCAAATACGCCGGCGTCTCGTGCCAACCTGAAGTACGATGACATCATCCTCAGTTTTGGTGGCATCGATGTCCTCGACCAGAACCATCTGATCAATCTGGTCAGCCTGACCCCCATCGATAACAGGGTCAGTGTGGTCCTGTTACGTAGCGGCCGAAAGGTCAATGTAATGGTGGAACTGGCCAATCGTCGTATTCTGGACGAACTCGAACGGAAGCAGAAAGAGACTCAACAGTCACGGCGTCCGGGTACCTCGGCTGCCCCCATGAGCTTCCAGAAAATAAAAAACACGACTGCAAATGATGTTTTATCCGGTCTGCAGGTCCATGCGATGAACGCAGACCTGGCTACCCAGTTGGGATTTGAGGCCAATCAGACCGGGTTACTCATTATGGATGTGGATCAACAGAGTTCACTGTCTAACGTGGTCAAACTGTATGATGTCATTGAGGAAGTCGCCGGAACCCCGGTCAACAGCCTGAACGATTTTCGACAGGTTCTGGAGCAGACTAAATCTTTGGATAGCCTGGTCCTGAAAATTTCGAACGGCAAACCGGGTCAAACACATCATCAACTTGTCATCTGGAAGAGAAATTGA
- a CDS encoding LptF/LptG family permease, with protein MFTTFDRYLLKRYFHVFVIGFIATYGLYVVFDGFTNIDGFQAGAEKVSSNDLNGLEVDQNASTSLLWIMLEFYFYQSSLFFDMISPILSVLAGVVVFSLMVRHGELNPVLSAGIPTYRLAIPLAMATIIVNCVMCLNQEVIIPSIADKLQAERGDMASSAQFVEPVYDFSTRIMINGQEVFLTEQKMKNAEFVLSKPMVHDFVTVKSDTAIYQTPTQTRPGGWLLKQATPSYQELEIAEFAREIIQPGPEPNEIFIVTDVGCDQLCNRNFSSLISTSDLIARINNPSFSDLSIRKQKLDLHSRLTRPIMNLIAVLISIPFVLRKESRSLILNIAICACVMGGLFGISQCFLYMGSTKLISPDQAAWFPVITNGTLAAWFTNRVQT; from the coding sequence GTGTTTACGACCTTCGACCGCTATTTGCTCAAACGATACTTCCATGTATTCGTGATCGGATTCATCGCAACCTACGGCCTGTACGTAGTTTTTGACGGATTTACGAACATCGATGGCTTTCAGGCAGGAGCAGAAAAAGTCTCATCGAATGACCTTAACGGTCTTGAGGTCGATCAGAACGCATCGACCAGCCTGCTCTGGATTATGCTTGAATTCTACTTCTATCAATCTTCGCTCTTTTTTGACATGATCAGCCCGATTCTTTCCGTACTGGCTGGAGTCGTTGTCTTTTCCCTGATGGTGCGTCACGGAGAACTGAATCCCGTTCTCTCAGCCGGCATTCCTACATACCGCCTGGCCATACCACTGGCTATGGCAACGATTATTGTTAACTGTGTGATGTGTCTGAACCAGGAAGTCATCATTCCTTCCATTGCGGATAAGCTTCAGGCGGAACGTGGAGACATGGCAAGCTCTGCTCAGTTTGTCGAGCCCGTTTATGATTTCAGCACACGGATTATGATCAACGGTCAGGAAGTATTCCTGACTGAACAGAAAATGAAAAATGCAGAGTTTGTTCTGTCTAAACCGATGGTTCATGATTTCGTCACCGTCAAGTCTGACACCGCGATCTATCAGACCCCGACCCAAACCAGACCGGGAGGCTGGTTGCTGAAGCAGGCTACCCCGAGTTATCAGGAGCTGGAGATTGCTGAATTTGCCAGAGAAATAATCCAGCCCGGTCCTGAGCCGAATGAGATATTTATTGTGACGGATGTGGGCTGTGATCAACTCTGTAATCGCAATTTCAGTTCATTGATCTCGACTTCGGATCTGATTGCCCGCATCAATAATCCTTCTTTCAGTGATTTATCGATTCGTAAACAGAAACTGGACCTGCATTCCCGACTCACGCGTCCGATCATGAACCTGATTGCCGTACTGATTTCAATTCCATTTGTACTGCGCAAAGAAAGTCGCAGTCTGATCCTGAATATCGCGATCTGTGCCTGTGTGATGGGAGGCCTGTTCGGAATTTCGCAGTGTTTCCTTTATATGGGGTCCACAAAGCTGATTTCACCAGATCAGGCAGCCTGGTTTCCCGTAATAACGAACGGAACACTTGCCGCCTGGTTCACGAACCGGGTTCAGACCTGA
- a CDS encoding Flp family type IVb pilin, with protein sequence MQYLKRFLIEEDGPTAVEYAVMLAAIVMVCIAAIAAIGTRTNDLFENATTEMQNHGI encoded by the coding sequence ATGCAGTATCTTAAAAGATTTCTCATCGAAGAAGATGGTCCTACCGCTGTCGAGTATGCTGTCATGCTGGCTGCCATTGTGATGGTCTGTATTGCCGCTATCGCCGCGATCGGGACCCGCACGAATGACCTGTTTGAAAATGCGACGACGGAAATGCAAAATCACGGCATATAA